The proteins below come from a single Jaculus jaculus isolate mJacJac1 chromosome 12, mJacJac1.mat.Y.cur, whole genome shotgun sequence genomic window:
- the Nkx3-1 gene encoding homeobox protein Nkx-3.1 → MLRAAEPRPREAEAGVVPPTQSKPLTSFLIQDILRDCAEHRGTPQPGRQPDPRRDPEPQGGRDQLGARPRTVPGDAEPDVHFEGYLLDCEHTPSLPQTPKRPQKRSRAAFSHTQVIELERKFSHQKYLSAPERAHLAKNLKLTETQVKIWFQNRRYKTKRKQLSADLGDLGKHSSLSLPALREEGCSGPSLLSVYNSYPYCPYLYCLGSWSPTLW, encoded by the exons ATGCTCAGGGCGGCCGAGCCGCGGCCCCGGGAGGCGGAGGCCGGGGTTGTCCCGCCGACGCAATCCAAGCCGCTCACCTCCTTCCTCATCCAGGACATCCTGAGGGACTGCGCGGAGCACCGGGGCACCCCACAGCCCGGCCGCCAACCCGATCCGAGGCGGGACCCCGAGCCCCAGGGAGGGAGAGACCAGCTCGGCGCCAGACCCCGCACCGTACCCGGGGATGCCGAGCCAG atgtgCACTTTGAGGGTTATCTTTTGGACTGTGAACACACACCAAGCCTGCCCCAGACTCCCAAGCGGCCTCAGAAGCGCTCCAGGGCTGCCTTCTCTCACACCCAGGTGATAGAGCTGGAGAGGAAATTCAGCCATCAGAAATACCTGTCCGCCCCTGAAAGGGCTCACCTGGCCAAGAACCTCAAGCTCACCGAGACCCAAGTGAAAATATGGTTTCAGAACAGACGTTACAAGACTAAACGAAAGCAGTTGTCTGCGGACCTGGGAGACTTGGGCAAGCACTCATCTTTGTCCTTGCCAGCCCTGAGAGAGGAGGGCTGCTCCGGTCCTTCCCTGCTCTCCGTGTACAATAGCTACCCCTACTGCCCCTACCTTTACTGTCTGGGCAGCTGGAGTCCCACTTTGTGGTAA
- the Nkx2-6 gene encoding homeobox protein Nkx-2.6, translated as MRLGRVTSTPFSVNDILRLEREQSGRGAWSRCGLPRTPEDPQFLSTDQEPRVSELHHADGGDCGGGGRDPAEPPPGSGVTATEMGESAPALGAASPLRGGTGTLERGVRGPEQPKARARRKPRVLFSQAQVLALERRFKQQRYLSAPEREHLASALQLTSTQIKIWFQNRRYKCKRQRQDKTLELASQPLAPRRVAVPVLVRDGKPCVGSDASAFAGPYAGAATASYSCYGGYAGTAYGPSYAGGYPGASPAPLTPLASPNATTQAQVPAAMQGVRACDNQNSGVSGSDWPAYYYSVSKGASKACPRAAGALAWVARRRRRRGSAQRGKTLGTRLLRRGHLERAGTNPRARPGRRSQWEGGAARAPGL; from the exons ATGCGGCTGGGCCGGGTCACCTCCACCCCCTTCTCCGTCAATGATATCCTGCGGCTGGAGCGCGAGCAGAGCGGCCGCGGGGCCTGGTCACGATGCGGGCTGCCCAGGACCCCAGAGGACCCTCAGTTCCTAAGCACGGACCAGGAGCCTCGAGTGTCTGAGCTTCACCACGCCGACGGTGGGGACTGCGGCGGCGGAGGGCGAGATCCAGCAGAGCCTCCTCCGGGTTCCGGGGTGACCGCCACGGAGATGGGGGAGTCGG ctccGGCTCTGGGCGCCGCCTCGCCCCTCCGCGGCGGGACCGGGACGCTGGAGCGCGGCGTGCGCGGGCCGGAGCAGCCCAAGGCCCGCGCGCGACGGAAGCCGCGCGTGCTGTTCTCGCAGGCGCAGGTGCTGGCCCTGGAGCGCCGCTTCAAGCAGCAACGGTACCTGTCGGCCCCGGAGCGCGAGCACCTGGCCAGCGCGCTGCAGCTCACCTCCACGCAGATCAAGATCTGGTTCCAGAACCGGCGGTACAAATGCAAGAGGCAGCGCCAGGATAAGACCCTGGAGCTGGCGAGCCAGCCCCTGGCGCCTCGCCGCGTGGCGGTGCCCGTGTTGGTGCGCGATGGCAAACCCTGCGTGGGCTCCGACGCTTCGGCTTTCGCGGGTCCCTACGCCGGCGCAGCCACCGCGTCCTATTCCTGCTACGGCGGCTATGCGGGCACCGCCTACGGGCCAAGCTACGCGGGGGGCTACCCCGGGGCCAGCCCCGCGCCACTCACGCCCCTGGCCAGCCCGAACGCCACCACGCAGGCCCAGGTGCCCGCCGCGATGCAAGGTGTCAGGGCTTG TGACAACCAGAATTCTGGGGTGAGCGGCAGCGACTGGCCTGCTTATTATTACTCGGTGAGCAAAGGCGCTTCGAAAGCGTGCCCGAGAGCTGCGGGAGCGCTGGCTTGGGTGGCGCGGCGAAGGCGAAGGCGAGGCAGCGCGCAGAGAGGGAAGACGCTGGGAACTCGCCTTCTCCGCCGGGGTCACCTGGAGCGCGCGGGAACCAATCCGCGGGCGCGGCCGGGTCGCCGCAGCCAATGGGAAGGCGGCGCGGCGCGCGCCCCGGGGCTATAA